The genomic interval TCAAGGAAGCGCACCTGGCTACGAGCCCGGGTGATACGGGAATTATACGTGTTGTGGACGCGGCGGATATGACAGGCGGTATCCTGCTGGCGGAAGAGTCCATTCGCGATTTCTCATACGAGTGGGCCAAGGTGAATATCGAGGATTCGCGAGATCATTTGAATATGGTGGTTCAATTGTCCGGAAAACCGCGGCGGAAACTCCCGTTGAAGTTTGATCCCGCTAGGCGGGATTTCGTTCGCGATCCTTCCGGTGAGCGATTGGTGGATTTAAAGGGGTTGCTTTTGGAACTGAAATTTGTGGACATTGATGTAAACGCCCTGCTCAGGGAGTCGGGGCTGCAGTCGAAAAAATAGGAGGTGTTATGAGGCGGATATGGGCGGTATTTGCGTTGATATGGATCCTTACCGGAGGGGTTTCGTGTATTCGCATGAAGCATGAGATGACGATTCAGCCGGTACACGTCACGGTGGAAATCCGGGTCAAGATCGACAGAGCGCTGGATGAATTCTTTGGCGACCTGGACGCGAAGCAGTATGAAAAAGAAGCGAAACCAGGTGATCCGAATGGAGGGGATAAAGATGAAGCATAAATGGTTTGGAGTATGGATAGTGTTGTTGGCATTCGGTGTATCCGCGATGGCGGCGGACCGGGCCGCCATCAAGAAGCGCATGGCGGAAAGACTGCCTCTTCTGACGCAGATGAAAGATCAGGGCCTGATCGGCGAAAACAACCTGGGATATCTTGAATTTCGTTCCAGCGACCAGACCGATAAGCAAAAGGATGCGGTCAGCCAGGAAAATGTGGACCGGCGGCTGGTATACCAGATGGTGGCGGAAGAAATCAACGTGAGCGTGCAGGTAGTCGGCAAACGGCGCGCCGTTCAGATCGCCAGAAACGAGCCGGCCGGCCACTGGATTCAGAAATCCGACGGGACCTGGGTGCGCAAAACAGATTCGGACGATTAGGTTGCCGGCCGAAAGGAAACGATCCGCCCCATTTTCCTGCTTATGGATTATAATCCACGAATGAGTGCGCGGAAATCCGTTGATCCGGTGAAGGAAACCAATCGCCTGATTCGCCTGGCGCGGTCGTACTGGGATGCTCACAACAACTCCGCCTGCCGCATTCATCGCGAAAAGGCCATGGAGTTGTATGAAAGTCTGAGCCGGGAGCAGCGGGAAAAGGTGCCGCAGGTGCTGCGGGTGTGGCTGCGCTACCGTAGTGAAAAGTACTTCGGCCCCCATCGCACTCCCCCGGGAAAAAAGAAAACAAACAAAGACTGACCTGCCGCTGAAGCTGGAACACTACCCGCTCGTGGCGGTGTGGTCCGTTCGGATCCAGGTCTGGGTACGGCCGATCTTGACAATGAATTTGATATAGCCGTACACTTTCAACTCGCTGCCGCCGTTTTCGGTATGGACCCGGCAATGGTATTGTTTGCCGTTCTCCGGGTCCACGATCTTGCCGTCCACCCAATGGTCGCCTTTCTTTTCAAATCCCCACATGAACACCATGCCGATAATCTTTTTGTCTTTCAACTTTCCCTTGCACTTGTCACAGACCGGATCGGGATCCTCTCCCGGCTTGGGGAAGATTTTCAGAATCCGGCCCCTCAACATTGCCGTTTCATCAATCCATACCTTGACGATGGATTTGACTTCTCCGGTCTCGTCGTCAATGGTTTTCCAATACCCCTCCGGAGATCCGGATTCCGCGTGAATGCTTGCCATGGTTGTCAGAAAAAGAAGGCAAAACAGGCAGGTCTGTATTCGCCGTGCTGTGTTCATGTTTAATTCTCCTGGAACTCCAATCCGGTTATTCTAATCCGGATCCGATCATAGCACATTCCAAAATTTCCAGGATCATAGGGAATTGCGGAGCCCGGCATCCCGGGCCGCCCTCATGGCTTCATCGAATTCCCGTTTGGTGATCCCGCGGTTGATCTCCGGGTATTTCCGGGCCAAGTAGCAGGGACGATACTGACTCATGATGTTGACGAAGCTGTCCGGGCCCGGCTTTTCAACTACAAAGCGGACAAAATCGGTGGTGCCGGCCAGCCCCCCGGGCAGCACCAGGTGGCGGATCAACAGCCCGGATACGGCGATTCCCCGTTTGTTTGTTTTCAGTACCCCGACCTGGCGGTGCATTTCCAGGAGGGCCTTACGGGCCTGTTCCGGGTAATCGCCGCCGCGCCGCATACTCCGGTTTCACCGCGTTTGCGATCCGCTTCGCATTCGCAGGGACATGGCCGGCAGGCGGAAATATGCGATTCAAGGTCATACAATAAATGGTAGTTTAAAACCAGTTCCCATTCTCTTCCAGAGTACGATTTTTTGTTGAAAATACCCACACACTCACTATATGATATGAAAGCGAGAGGGTAAGGCCAGTGCCGATACCCTGACATTGATAGTGCTGTATTTTGGAAGAAGTGGATTTTTGGAACTGATTGCGGATTCGAGACCGTGTCCGGGTTGGGATGGCGAAAAGAAAATTTACACTGGAAGAGTGAGGAGGGGGATTATGAGATTCGGGCTGAACTTCTTGGCGGTCTGTCTGTTGGTCCTGACCGTGTGCTTTTCTTTTCCTTCCGTTTCTTTTGCTGCGAAAACGGAGCAGTTGTATCCAGTAGCTGATGGTGAGGTTTATGCCTTCTCTTACCGAAACTGGAACTGGGCCAATGCCGGAAAATCGGTGAACATGGGTGCCGGCTGGCACCCGGCAGGCGGAGAAAAGCGGGCCTATCTACGCTTTGAGTTGTCGGCCGACGTGGTTGTCGGTCGCGCCGTTCTGAAACTTTACCAGAACCATAGTGCCGGGCCTGTACATGAACTCGGTGTTTATCGTGTCACGGGACCATGGGAGGAAGGTTCTCAAACATATCACTCCGGGCAGGTGGAAGCAAAGGCCAAACCAGGTGAATTATGCTGGATGCAGCAACCTGCTTTTGATACAAGTCCTGAGGCCGTTTTCATGTCGGCTTCTTCCATTCCGGCGTGGACTGAAGTGGACATCACAGCTCTTGTTCGGAAATGGCAGGCGGGTGAATCCAATTGCGGACTGGTGATTAAGACGACCCTTACCGATCCCACATCAAGCGATCCCGAAGCCAAATCCCAGTTCGCTACCCGCGAGTCCACTGACCCCAACCATCGTCCCGTACTGGTGATTTTTCAAGACGGCCAGGATTCAGGACCGAGACAGCGCGTTGAAGCGCGAACCATGGATACAACCACCTGTGAGCAAGTTCCCGGTACGCTTGCCGTTCCGGAGGGGCAGGCGGCCGTCAATTTTCGAATCGAACGCCTAGACGGATGTACCCAGTGCCATTCCCAGACTCATCCGGTGAAAATCCAT from Candidatus Aminicenantes bacterium carries:
- a CDS encoding DNRLRE domain-containing protein: MRFGLNFLAVCLLVLTVCFSFPSVSFAAKTEQLYPVADGEVYAFSYRNWNWANAGKSVNMGAGWHPAGGEKRAYLRFELSADVVVGRAVLKLYQNHSAGPVHELGVYRVTGPWEEGSQTYHSGQVEAKAKPGELCWMQQPAFDTSPEAVFMSASSIPAWTEVDITALVRKWQAGESNCGLVIKTTLTDPTSSDPEAKSQFATRESTDPNHRPVLVIFQDGQDSGPRQRVEARTMDTTTCEQVPGTLAVPEGQAAVNFRIERLDGCTQCHSQTHPVKIHAFVIFDPGVMTVYTKERARIGLPPWPVWPPMPRIEITEKEMEFSAYHFPTSRALAVVFHYIRETNKPISEFPQSLKDLVLGPGKYQLHVGQGRQGGAGQEKPWDLEPTPYCRG
- a CDS encoding DUF1318 domain-containing protein — protein: MNSLATWTRSSMKKKRNQVIRMEGIKMKHKWFGVWIVLLAFGVSAMAADRAAIKKRMAERLPLLTQMKDQGLIGENNLGYLEFRSSDQTDKQKDAVSQENVDRRLVYQMVAEEINVSVQVVGKRRAVQIARNEPAGHWIQKSDGTWVRKTDSDD
- a CDS encoding DUF2147 domain-containing protein, producing MNTARRIQTCLFCLLFLTTMASIHAESGSPEGYWKTIDDETGEVKSIVKVWIDETAMLRGRILKIFPKPGEDPDPVCDKCKGKLKDKKIIGMVFMWGFEKKGDHWVDGKIVDPENGKQYHCRVHTENGGSELKVYGYIKFIVKIGRTQTWIRTDHTATSG